The proteins below are encoded in one region of Mycobacterium pseudokansasii:
- a CDS encoding acyl-CoA dehydrogenase family protein, protein MDFELTDDQELIRRSVAELARKFDDHYWMEKDQSHEFPNEFYHAIAQGGWLGMTIPAEYGGHGLGITEATILLEEVAKSGGGMNAASSIHLSIFGMQPVVVHGSAELKARALPRVATGELHVCFGVTEPGAGLDTARITTFAKRDGDRYIVNGRKVWISKAMESDKILLLTRTESLDDVKRRGAKKTDGMTLFLTDLDRSRVDIRPIRKMGRNAVSSNELFIDNLEVSAENRIGEEGRGFQYILDGLNPERMLIAAEALGIGRVALDKAVRYATDREVFGRPIGMNQGIQFPLADSLARLDAAELMLRKATWLYDNGKPCGREANTAKYLCADAGFTAADRALQTHGGMGYAEEYHVARYFREARLMKIAPISQEMILNFLGEHALKLPRSY, encoded by the coding sequence ATGGATTTCGAGCTGACCGATGACCAGGAGCTGATTCGGCGGTCGGTCGCGGAGCTCGCGCGCAAATTCGACGACCACTACTGGATGGAAAAGGACCAGTCGCACGAGTTTCCGAACGAGTTCTACCACGCCATAGCTCAGGGCGGCTGGCTGGGGATGACGATTCCGGCCGAGTACGGCGGACATGGCCTCGGAATCACCGAAGCCACAATATTGCTCGAGGAAGTAGCCAAATCGGGCGGCGGCATGAACGCCGCCAGCTCCATTCACCTGTCGATCTTCGGCATGCAGCCGGTAGTGGTGCACGGTTCGGCGGAACTCAAGGCACGCGCGCTGCCGCGGGTCGCGACCGGCGAGTTGCACGTCTGCTTCGGGGTGACCGAACCCGGTGCCGGGCTGGACACCGCACGCATCACCACGTTCGCCAAACGCGACGGCGATCGCTATATCGTCAACGGCCGCAAGGTGTGGATCTCCAAGGCGATGGAGTCCGACAAGATCCTGCTGCTGACCCGCACCGAGTCGCTCGACGACGTCAAGAGGCGGGGCGCGAAGAAGACCGACGGGATGACGCTGTTTCTCACCGATCTTGACCGCAGCCGGGTCGACATCCGCCCGATCCGCAAGATGGGCCGCAACGCTGTCAGCTCCAACGAGTTGTTCATCGACAACCTCGAAGTATCGGCTGAAAACCGGATTGGTGAGGAAGGCAGGGGTTTTCAGTACATCCTTGACGGGCTGAATCCGGAGCGGATGCTGATCGCCGCCGAGGCGCTCGGCATCGGCAGAGTCGCCTTGGACAAGGCGGTCAGGTACGCTACCGACCGCGAGGTGTTCGGCCGGCCGATCGGCATGAACCAGGGCATCCAGTTTCCGCTGGCGGATTCGCTGGCCCGCTTGGACGCCGCCGAGCTGATGCTACGCAAGGCAACGTGGCTCTACGACAACGGCAAACCCTGTGGGCGCGAAGCGAATACCGCCAAGTACCTGTGCGCCGACGCCGGCTTCACCGCGGCCGACCGGGCGTTGCAAACCCACGGCGGCATGGGATATGCGGAGGAGTATCACGTCGCGCGCTACTTCCGCGAGGCCCGGCTGATGAAGATCGCCCCGATCAGCCAGGAGATGATCCTGAATTTCCTTGGGGAGCATGCCTTGAAGCTGCCCCGGAGCTATTAG
- a CDS encoding nuclear transport factor 2 family protein, giving the protein MLDTTPVDGIDAREATFDAADRLAVINLLGAYAYLYDQDHLDEHRALFTESPELFLTQESNTVSADMDTVAYLAAARKAAFNAENNRRRHAIDSVWFTSQNATEASGHCYVQVSAIRDGGPPIADLTACYDFTAVKQHGVWRFSRWVLGIDQSNT; this is encoded by the coding sequence ATGTTGGACACGACGCCGGTCGACGGTATCGATGCGCGGGAGGCGACGTTCGACGCCGCCGACCGCTTGGCGGTCATCAACCTGCTGGGCGCTTACGCATACCTCTACGACCAAGACCACCTCGATGAGCATCGAGCCTTGTTCACCGAGTCACCGGAGTTGTTCCTGACGCAAGAAAGCAACACCGTGTCGGCAGACATGGATACGGTGGCATACCTTGCGGCGGCGCGGAAAGCGGCGTTCAACGCCGAGAACAACCGACGCCGGCACGCGATCGACTCGGTGTGGTTCACCAGCCAAAACGCTACCGAGGCGAGCGGACACTGCTATGTCCAGGTATCCGCCATCCGTGACGGCGGCCCGCCCATAGCGGACCTGACGGCCTGCTACGACTTCACGGCGGTCAAGCAGCATGGGGTATGGCGGTTCAGCCGCTGGGTGCTCGGGATCGACCAGAGCAACACCTGA
- a CDS encoding SDR family oxidoreductase, translated as MNRYEGSFVAITGAAQGLGLAMANRFTAEGAAVALADVRADALVSGPVRCDVVDVSCSGSVDDWIAKTTKDFGRLDVLINNAGSIRDNRLENIADHDWHSVLAVNLSGAFYCARAAFAPMTDQGYGRIVSFSSMSWRGSFGQSNYAAAKAGIVGLTRVIALEGARHGITANAIAPGLIETPMLASMNAVARSKLVAKIPMKRTGRPEDVAEAAAFLASPAAGYVTGVVLDVDGGVSIGSSIR; from the coding sequence ATGAATCGATATGAGGGAAGCTTTGTCGCGATCACCGGTGCGGCCCAAGGGCTTGGGCTGGCCATGGCCAACCGGTTTACCGCTGAGGGTGCCGCCGTCGCACTGGCCGACGTCCGCGCCGACGCTCTGGTCAGCGGGCCGGTGCGTTGCGATGTCGTCGACGTTAGCTGCTCCGGCTCGGTTGACGACTGGATTGCTAAGACCACCAAGGACTTTGGCCGTCTCGACGTGCTGATCAACAACGCCGGCAGCATCCGGGACAACCGCCTGGAAAACATCGCTGACCACGACTGGCACTCCGTCCTGGCGGTCAACCTCAGCGGCGCCTTCTACTGTGCACGCGCCGCATTCGCGCCGATGACGGATCAGGGTTACGGCAGAATCGTGAGCTTCTCGTCGATGTCGTGGCGCGGAAGCTTCGGCCAGAGCAATTACGCCGCAGCAAAAGCCGGAATCGTCGGTCTGACCCGCGTCATCGCCCTCGAAGGAGCCAGGCATGGCATCACCGCCAACGCGATCGCGCCCGGCCTGATCGAAACACCAATGCTGGCCTCGATGAATGCCGTAGCCCGCAGCAAACTGGTCGCCAAGATTCCCATGAAACGTACCGGCCGACCGGAAGACGTCGCCGAGGCGGCGGCATTTCTTGCTTCGCCGGCGGCCGGTTACGTCACCGGCGTCGTACTCGACGTGGATGGCGGCGTCTCCATCGGGTCATCCATCCGTTAA
- a CDS encoding enoyl-CoA hydratase/isomerase family protein: MSRNETHDCLQVEQRGAIRWLRLNRPAQRNALNRELVEALTEQITHAETDPQTAVVAVAGNGPSFCAGGDLRHFLELHQRGRNPVHFLKTVSDCFSRIEASPVPWVAVLHGHAVAGGLELALACDVVIAAEGTMIGDGHLNNQLLPAAGSSTRLARAVGHGLCRWLLLTGELLPATELADAGWILRVVPADQLDQTAETVCARLVERAGPAQRSLKALLHRIDSADTVRALHDELEAFARHWDTGQPQAAVRAFLQHRFSQREVR, from the coding sequence ATGAGCCGCAACGAGACACACGACTGCCTGCAGGTCGAGCAGCGCGGCGCGATCCGCTGGCTACGGCTCAACAGACCGGCGCAACGCAATGCGCTCAACCGTGAGCTCGTCGAGGCGCTGACCGAGCAGATCACCCACGCCGAGACCGACCCGCAGACCGCGGTGGTGGCCGTCGCCGGCAACGGGCCCAGCTTCTGCGCCGGCGGAGACTTGCGTCATTTCCTCGAGTTGCACCAGCGGGGCCGCAATCCCGTGCACTTCTTGAAGACGGTGTCGGACTGCTTCAGCAGGATCGAGGCCAGCCCGGTGCCGTGGGTGGCTGTCCTGCACGGGCATGCCGTCGCCGGCGGCCTGGAGTTGGCGTTGGCCTGTGACGTCGTCATCGCCGCCGAAGGCACCATGATCGGTGACGGTCACCTCAACAACCAACTGCTGCCCGCCGCCGGCTCCAGCACGCGGCTGGCGCGTGCGGTCGGGCACGGCCTGTGCCGCTGGCTGCTGCTCACGGGTGAACTGCTGCCGGCGACCGAGCTCGCCGACGCGGGCTGGATCCTGCGCGTCGTCCCCGCCGACCAGCTCGACCAGACGGCCGAAACGGTATGTGCCCGATTGGTCGAACGTGCCGGGCCCGCCCAGCGCAGCCTCAAGGCGCTGCTGCATCGGATCGACTCGGCCGATACCGTCCGCGCGCTACACGACGAGCTGGAAGCCTTTGCACGACACTGGGATACCGGCCAGCCACAAGCCGCCGTCCGGGCGTTTCTGCAGCACCGGTTCAGCCAGCGAGAAGTTCGATGA
- a CDS encoding AMP-binding protein yields MNSLQRVDELREQFSDAHADVAWLLCDRHPARRTAFTVVGDGGSVPMTFGDLAAASHRYAQTFRAAGVRRGDRVATLMGKSVDLVVTILATWRLGAVYVPLFTAFGADAIAERLERSGTVLVVVDPGQRHKLAPSAHRTVLVTGAAPVTDGDRLLADAVAAAAPEPVDRVAVGGDGALVHMFTSGTTGKPKGVVHPVAYLAGFQAYLEYSLGVTSDDRFWCAADPGWAYGLYTAIAAPMAAGISSILLRGGFSAESTWRTLSEHRVTNFAAAPTVFRSLRATLTVVPADLELARASSAGEPLTAEVNEWARRALGLLVHDHFGQTELGMVVGNHHHPELARLVKPGSMGRPLPGWSVTVLGDDDRPAPPGVLGRVAIDVAASPLLTFTGYQDQAHAGRFTADRRYYLTGDIARVDDDGDFFFFARDDDVIIMAGYRIGPADVESVLARHPAVAECCIVAAPDEVRGEVIEAYVVLRGNHPRSAELAAELQRFVKDNYAAHAYPRHVHFVDELPKTSSGKVQRSVLRRQRQEAAGAAGAAGAAGAVTP; encoded by the coding sequence ATGAACTCCCTGCAACGAGTCGACGAGCTCCGAGAACAGTTTTCCGACGCGCACGCCGACGTCGCATGGTTGCTCTGCGATCGCCATCCGGCCCGGCGCACCGCGTTCACCGTGGTCGGCGACGGCGGGTCGGTGCCCATGACGTTCGGCGACCTCGCCGCGGCGTCGCACCGCTACGCGCAGACCTTCCGCGCCGCGGGGGTACGTCGCGGCGATCGCGTGGCGACATTGATGGGCAAGAGCGTCGATCTCGTCGTCACCATCTTGGCCACCTGGCGGCTAGGCGCGGTGTACGTACCGTTGTTCACCGCCTTCGGGGCCGACGCAATCGCCGAACGTCTGGAGCGGTCCGGCACGGTGTTGGTGGTGGTCGATCCCGGCCAACGACACAAGCTGGCCCCCAGCGCCCACCGGACGGTCCTGGTCACGGGCGCCGCGCCGGTCACCGACGGCGACCGATTGCTGGCCGACGCCGTCGCGGCGGCTGCACCAGAGCCGGTCGACCGCGTCGCGGTCGGTGGCGACGGGGCGCTGGTCCACATGTTCACCTCCGGCACCACCGGAAAACCCAAGGGTGTCGTGCACCCCGTGGCCTATCTGGCCGGTTTTCAGGCCTACCTGGAATACAGCCTGGGCGTGACGTCCGACGACCGCTTTTGGTGCGCCGCCGACCCGGGCTGGGCTTACGGGCTCTACACCGCCATCGCCGCGCCCATGGCCGCAGGCATCTCGAGCATTCTGCTCCGGGGAGGCTTCAGCGCCGAGTCGACCTGGCGGACACTCTCCGAACACCGGGTCACCAATTTCGCCGCTGCCCCAACGGTTTTCCGCAGCCTGCGGGCAACGTTGACGGTGGTGCCCGCCGACCTTGAACTCGCCCGTGCCTCCAGCGCCGGGGAACCGCTCACTGCCGAAGTCAACGAGTGGGCGCGCCGGGCACTGGGATTGCTGGTGCACGACCACTTCGGCCAAACCGAACTCGGCATGGTCGTGGGCAACCACCATCACCCCGAACTGGCGAGACTGGTCAAACCCGGGTCGATGGGCCGTCCGCTGCCCGGGTGGTCGGTGACCGTGCTGGGCGACGATGACCGGCCGGCGCCCCCGGGCGTCCTGGGCCGCGTCGCCATCGACGTCGCGGCCAGCCCGTTGCTGACGTTCACCGGCTACCAGGACCAGGCTCATGCCGGCCGGTTCACCGCGGATCGCCGCTACTACCTCACCGGTGATATCGCTCGTGTCGACGACGACGGAGACTTCTTCTTTTTCGCGCGCGACGACGACGTGATCATCATGGCGGGCTATCGCATCGGACCGGCAGACGTCGAGTCGGTGCTGGCTCGGCATCCGGCCGTCGCCGAATGTTGCATCGTGGCCGCACCCGACGAGGTTCGCGGGGAGGTGATCGAAGCCTACGTCGTGCTGCGCGGCAACCACCCGCGGTCAGCAGAACTCGCGGCCGAGTTGCAGCGTTTCGTCAAGGACAACTACGCCGCACATGCGTACCCGCGCCACGTGCACTTCGTTGACGAACTGCCCAAGACCAGCAGTGGGAAAGTGCAGCGGTCGGTGTTGCGCCGGCAACGCCAGGAAGCGGCAGGGGCTGCAGGGGCTGCAGGGGCTGCAGGGGCGGTAACCCCATGA